In Nitrospira sp., one DNA window encodes the following:
- a CDS encoding putative toxin-antitoxin system toxin component, PIN family, which yields MITAVADTNIYISALLFGGPCETILSMARSGLIALYHSPPIERELRRTLRDKFGWSDLQVRDAIAELRALSGRILPTLHFDGVVGDEPDHRILECAVSARADYLITGDKRHLQPLKHFRGVQIVSPRTFLNLFR from the coding sequence GTGATCACCGCGGTTGCGGACACCAATATTTACATCTCGGCTCTGCTGTTCGGAGGACCCTGCGAGACGATTCTCAGCATGGCCCGATCCGGCCTGATCGCGCTCTACCATTCCCCGCCGATTGAGCGTGAGCTGCGCCGAACTTTGCGCGACAAGTTTGGTTGGAGCGATCTTCAGGTTCGTGACGCGATCGCGGAGTTGCGTGCTCTCAGTGGCCGTATCCTTCCAACCCTCCATTTCGACGGTGTGGTAGGGGATGAACCCGACCATCGCATCCTGGAATGCGCCGTCAGTGCACGCGCGGACTATCTGATTACGGGCGACAAGCGCCATCTGCAGCCTCTCAAACACTTTCGTGGAGTCCAGATCGTCTCCCCACGAACCTTCCTCAATCTGTTCCGGTAA